A portion of the Litorimonas taeanensis genome contains these proteins:
- the sucC gene encoding ADP-forming succinate--CoA ligase subunit beta, with protein MNIHEYQGKAVLKEIGAPVSKGVAIFDASEAKAAAESLGGPLWVVKSQIHAGGRGKGTFIGAPKDAKGGVRLAFSVDEVVKNAEEMLGSYLVTAQTSDEGKQVNRLYIEDGSDIETELYLSIIINRETSRVSFIVSTEGGMDIEAVAHDTPEKVINFDVDPATGFMPHHGRTLAKALGLSGDLAKQANKLGRTLYNGFLAKDMSMLEINPLIVTEDGRLHCLDAKISFDENALYRHPDVQELRDITEEDSKETEAKKYDLSYVALDGNIGCMVNGAGLAMSTMDIIKLYGAEPANFLDVGGGATKENIVAAFKILTSDAKVEGILINIFGGIMKCDVIAQGTVDAVKEVGLEVPLVVRLEGTNVEAGKKIINESGLNVIAADDLDDAAQKIVAAVKA; from the coding sequence ATGAACATTCACGAATATCAGGGCAAGGCTGTCCTTAAGGAAATTGGCGCGCCTGTCTCCAAAGGGGTGGCTATTTTTGACGCCTCCGAAGCAAAAGCCGCTGCAGAGTCTTTGGGCGGCCCTCTATGGGTGGTGAAATCTCAGATTCATGCCGGCGGTCGTGGTAAAGGTACATTTATAGGCGCTCCTAAGGATGCCAAAGGCGGGGTGCGTTTGGCGTTCTCAGTCGACGAAGTTGTTAAAAATGCAGAAGAAATGCTTGGTAGCTATCTTGTGACCGCGCAAACGTCTGATGAAGGTAAGCAAGTTAACCGTCTTTATATCGAAGATGGGTCCGATATCGAAACAGAGCTTTACCTCTCTATCATTATTAACCGCGAAACATCGCGCGTCTCTTTTATCGTCTCGACTGAAGGCGGTATGGATATTGAGGCTGTGGCGCATGACACACCAGAAAAAGTTATCAACTTTGACGTTGATCCTGCGACAGGCTTTATGCCGCATCATGGCCGTACACTAGCAAAGGCGTTGGGCTTGTCAGGCGATCTGGCAAAGCAAGCCAATAAGCTTGGCCGCACATTATATAATGGCTTCCTTGCCAAAGACATGAGCATGTTGGAAATCAACCCGCTCATCGTTACTGAAGACGGCCGTCTTCACTGTTTGGACGCGAAAATCAGTTTTGATGAAAATGCTCTATATCGTCACCCAGACGTTCAAGAACTTCGCGACATTACCGAAGAAGACTCCAAAGAAACCGAAGCTAAGAAATATGACCTGTCCTATGTGGCCCTCGACGGCAATATTGGCTGTATGGTGAATGGCGCGGGTCTGGCTATGTCAACAATGGACATCATCAAGCTTTATGGTGCAGAGCCAGCCAACTTCCTCGATGTAGGCGGCGGCGCGACAAAAGAAAACATTGTGGCGGCGTTCAAAATTTTGACATCAGACGCCAAGGTAGAGGGTATTTTGATCAATATCTTTGGCGGCATTATGAAATGTGACGTTATCGCCCAAGGTACAGTGGATGCGGTTAAAGAGGTTGGTCTCGAAGTGCCGCTTGTGGTTCGCCTTGAGGGTACAAATGTCGAAGCCGGGAAGAAAATTATCAATGAAAGTGGCTTAAATGTCATCGCCGCTGATGACCTTGATGATGCAGCGCAAAAGATTGTCGCTGCAGTTAAAGCATAA
- a CDS encoding DUF2306 domain-containing protein — MNWEYFTQVSFAIQVHIIVAFIALTLGIIMFVRRKGTGSHKVIGRVFAVMMFLAALSAVFIREINEGRFSWIHIFVPVTFFALFETFYYIRKGNLKGHKRAVKGLFFGALLIPGAFSFMPGRTMWMIFFA; from the coding sequence ATGAATTGGGAATATTTTACACAGGTGAGTTTTGCCATTCAGGTACATATAATTGTGGCGTTTATCGCTTTGACACTGGGCATAATTATGTTTGTGCGCAGAAAAGGGACGGGATCTCATAAAGTGATAGGCCGTGTATTTGCCGTCATGATGTTTCTTGCCGCATTGTCTGCTGTATTTATCCGAGAAATTAATGAAGGCCGCTTTTCATGGATACATATATTCGTGCCCGTCACATTTTTTGCTTTGTTTGAAACTTTTTATTATATCCGAAAGGGAAACTTGAAAGGCCATAAACGTGCTGTAAAGGGGTTGTTCTTTGGTGCCTTGCTAATTCCGGGTGCATTTTCTTTCATGCCTGGCCGGACAATGTGGATGATATTCTTTGCATAA
- a CDS encoding LytTR family DNA-binding domain-containing protein, producing MKALVKKLYPLLLTSIIAGIVLSILGPFGTSHLPFLKSAIYWIGLCVAGGLGAGLVDYMSTHFKWRLNLWQLTFGQSIGATIFVCATMLLAFPQYTLKGLLLTAFYVWVIGIVICFIGALLKASKTQTTPIYAEPQRSALLERLPYNLREAEIYALSAEDHYVRIHTDKGDEMVLMRLSDAIKETHPLNGVQTHRSWWVAKAGVESIVRKNGKIILTLKNANTAPVSRNGSKAVKEAGWI from the coding sequence GTGAAAGCCTTAGTCAAAAAACTTTACCCCTTATTACTCACCTCGATCATAGCCGGCATTGTATTGAGCATATTAGGGCCATTCGGTACGAGCCACCTGCCCTTTTTAAAAAGCGCCATTTATTGGATTGGTCTGTGCGTCGCAGGGGGATTAGGCGCAGGCCTCGTTGATTATATGTCAACCCACTTCAAATGGCGTTTGAATCTATGGCAACTCACATTCGGTCAATCGATAGGCGCGACTATCTTTGTTTGCGCAACGATGCTCTTAGCCTTCCCACAATATACACTTAAAGGCTTACTCCTGACAGCTTTCTATGTTTGGGTCATCGGTATTGTTATTTGTTTTATCGGCGCGCTTTTGAAAGCCTCAAAGACACAAACAACGCCTATCTACGCCGAACCGCAAAGGTCTGCACTGCTAGAGCGCTTGCCTTATAATTTAAGAGAAGCCGAGATTTATGCCCTCAGCGCCGAAGATCACTATGTTCGCATCCATACCGATAAAGGGGATGAAATGGTTTTAATGCGTCTGTCTGATGCCATCAAAGAAACCCACCCTCTGAACGGGGTTCAAACACATCGTTCATGGTGGGTCGCTAAAGCAGGCGTCGAAAGCATTGTGCGCAAAAACGGTAAAATCATTCTGACTTTAAAAAATGCCAACACGGCCCCCGTCAGCCGAAATGGTTCTAAAGCCGTTAAAGAAGCAGGTTGGATTTGA